The genome window AGAGAAGCAAATGTAGAAGCGCTGGCAGAAAAAACCAACATGGTTAATTTTTTACAACGTGATATCAATGCCGGCTTCTCTGGTGGTGAAATTAAACGAAGCGAACTTCTTCAACTGCTGGCACAAACACCCGAATTGGTTATGCTGGACGAGCCAGAAAGCGGAGTAGACCTGGAAAACATTGCCTTGATCGGGGACCTCATCAACGAGCTGTTACAAAAAGGCTGCCCGGTACACCAACGCACCCGCGGCGGGCTGGTAATTACCCATACCG of Dehalococcoidales bacterium contains these proteins:
- a CDS encoding ABC transporter ATP-binding protein; protein product: REANVEALAEKTNMVNFLQRDINAGFSGGEIKRSELLQLLAQTPELVMLDEPESGVDLENIALIGDLINELLQKGCPVHQRTRGGLVITHTGHILEYVNAATGYVLFNGKIISCGASPLDILDNIKRKGYQECAICPMK